In the Pleuronectes platessa chromosome 8, fPlePla1.1, whole genome shotgun sequence genome, one interval contains:
- the tbc1d2 gene encoding TBC1 domain family member 2A isoform X3, producing the protein MTQGKYTEKTTLRLRMDGFQENRSTASSHHEMKDGDRQSTKSLEHQRPAPRTEEEPDHQEARTRAQKLENPSGNLSPGRSARTKPDQPKPDPLKLHCKHDHTEPQEPEDSPHEQNPQKLPPTPPDQQKQDPHPKEKHNLGESSATDEPKPNKPKTIPPNPEPLWQEQPKSDPSQDQTQVPPEPMKDLTVFSKSFEKQNQKEHKSRDQQDHRGSPPPPVNDQTHPSKAPALAPQDSSSAEPKLCGFLQKQGGPLRAWKQRWFTYEDQKNQLFYYRTAQDVMPLGRVELRDATFTYPLNAETGTFHIETRERTFTLKALTQELMLYWLQQLQVKRWQHRQTSSCPDSTNNNNNTDDFLPVRKSPLGLVGREAAGASSPRTQITNVSIKHPLIELQNSVHSLRKRSSQEWSQSVFRVEAPLSTPAHINTTAVPVIPSESRESSSLPDSHSKETNNLRLSTMPVLRRDTPSSSSERTSHQKQDKQMLIEEVKAQKELVWILHKALEASQLEKRTCAEFLAAEDEQKRLELLRHRERHVADLQGRLEESKTEAEVTRRSLAQRDVQLAELQENVRILMDKNNAKQEVIIKLSDQVTVCMSNRPCSASSSGGGLDSQAFKQLQQEKENLKDDIGAYKTQNTFLNSEIYQLTKLWRKSSEQEKSLMAKCAYLEASNCQLESRCLGVLQKLQETKSLDPVQRGAVQKMIEDALKVELKSVAKINTNREQDEYGFKIIPDYELDDMKLLAKIQALEIRSHNLLHQEGVERPLLSRWAQYLAGRSHDDLVPSPELKGLLRGGVPYEYRQRLWHWMVRTRTRTIRDCQPRHYQQLCEKSHTSSHPASRQIQLDLHRTLTSNQLFSSPSSPAFQQLRRILLAFSWQNPAIGYCQGLNRLAAIALLVLQSEEDAFWCLVTVVEILMPQDYYTKNLVSSQTSGC; encoded by the exons ATGACACAAGGGAAATACACAGAAAAAACTACACTACGTTTACG gATGGATGGATTTCAAGAGAATCGCAGCACTGCCTCGTCCCATCATGAGATGAAGGATGGAGACCGGCAGAGCACAAAGTCACTGGAACACCAAAGACCAGCTCCACGGACTGAGGAGGAACCAGACCACCAGGAGGCTCGGACCAGAGCACAGAAACTAGAAAATCCTTCTGGTAATCTATCACCAGGTAGATCAGCTAGAACCAAACCAGATCAACCAAAACCAGATCCTCTTAAATTACACTGTAAACATGATCATACAGAGCCACAGGAACCAGAAGATTCTCCACATGAACAAAATCCACAAAAACTACCTCCAACTCCACCAGATCAACAAAAACAAGATCCTCATcccaaagagaaacacaacctgGGAGAGTCTTCTGCAACAGATGAACCAAAACCTAATAAACCAAAAACCATTCCACCAAACCCAGAACCTCTTTGGCAAGAACAACCAAAATCAGATCCCTCTCAGGACCAAACCCAGGTCCCCCCTGAGCCCATGAAGGATTTAACTGTCTTCAGTAAATCATTCgaaaaacaaaaccagaaaGAGCACAAGTCCAGAGACCAGCAGGACCACCgtggttctcctcctcctccagttaaCGATCAGACCCACCCCAgcaaagcaccagcactggctccTCAGGATTCTTCCTCAGCTGAGCCCAAATTGTGCGGCTTCCTGCAGAAACAAGGGGGGCCCCTGAGGGCCTGGAAGCAACGGTGGTTCACATATGAAGACCAGAAGAACCAGCTGTTCTACTACCGGACGGCACAGGATGTGATGCCTCTTGGCCGAGTGGAGCTCAGAGACGCTACCTTCACTTATCCACTAAACGCAGAGACAGGCACATTCCACATCGAGACCCGTGAACGAACCTTCACACTCAag gcgCTGACTCAGGAGCTGATGCTCTattggctgcagcagctgcaggtgaaaCGTTGGCAGCACAGACAGACGTCCTCCTGTCCAGACTCgaccaataacaacaacaatacag ATGACTTCCTGCCGGTGAGGAAGAGCCCTCTGGGTCTGGTGGGGAGGGAGGCCGCCGGCGCTTCGTCACCACGAACGCAGATCACCAACGTGTCAATCAAACATCCGCTGATCGAGCTGCA gAACTCGGTCCACAGTCTTCGTAAGAGATCGTCTCAGGAGTGGAGTCAAAGTGTGTTTCGAGTAGAAGCTCCACTCTCGACCCCTGCACACATTAACACTACCG CAGTTCCAGTGATCCCATCAGAAAGTAGGGAAAGCTCGTCACTGCCTGACAGTCATAGCAAGGAGACGAACAATCTCAGATTGTCCACCATGCCGGTCCTCCGCAGAGACACTCCATCCTCGTCCTCAGAACGTACGTCCCACCAGAAGCAGGACAAACAGATGCTGATCGAGGAGGTCAAAGCTCAGAAG GAATTAGTCTGGATCCTCCATAAAGCCTTGGAGGCGTCTCAGCTGGAGAAAAGAACCTGTGCAGAGTTTTTGGCGGCAGAGGATGAGCAGAAACGTCTGGAGCTGCTTCGACACCGAGAGCGGCACGTGGCTGACCTGCAAGGTCGACTGGAGGAGTCGAAGACGGAGGCGGAGGTAACCAGGAGGAGTCTGGCTCAGAGAGATGTGCAGCtggctgagctgcaggagaacgTCAGGATACTGATGGACAAGAACAACGCCAAGCAGGAG GTGATCATTAAGCTGTCTGATCAGGTGACCGTCTGTATGTCCAACCGGCCGTGCTCCGCCTCGTCCTCCGGTGGCGGTCTAGACTCTCAAGCTTTCAAACAGCTtcagcaggagaaggagaaccTGAAG GACGATATCGGAGCGTATAAAACCCAGAATACATTTCTAAACTCTGAGATTTATCAGCTCACGAAACTGTGGAGGAAAAGTTCAGAACAAGAGAAGAGTCTGATGGCGAAG tgtGCCTACCTGGAGGCCAGTAACTGTCAGCTGGAGAGCCGTTGCCTGGGTGTCCTCCAAAAGCTGCAGGAGACCAAATCTCTGGATCCGGTCCAACGTGGGGCCGTTCAGAAGATGATTGAGGACGCTCTGAAAGTCGAGCTGAAGAGCGTCGCCAAGATCAACACCAACAG GGAACAGGATGAGTACGGCTTTAAAATCATCCCCGACTACGAGCTGGACGACATGAAGCTGCTGGCAAAGATCCAGGCGCTCGAGATCCGAtcacacaacctgctgcaccAG GAGGGGGTTGAGCGCCCCCTGCTGAGCCGCTGGGCTCAGTACCTGGCCGGCCGGTCACATGACGACCTGGTTCCTTCTCCGGAGCTCAAAGGTCTTCTGCGTGGAGGTGTTCCTTACGAGTACCGACAGAGATTGTGGCACTGGATGGTCCGAACCCGAACCAGAACTATCAGAGACTGCCAGCCCCGGCATTACCAACAG CTGTGTGAGAAGAGTCACACATCTTCTCATCCAGCCTCCAGACAGATCCAGCTGGACCTACACAGAACTTTGACGTCCaatcagctcttctcctcaccCTCCAGCCCCGCCTTCCAGCAGCTTCGTCGCATCTTATTGGCCTTCTCCTGGCAGAACCCTGCTATTGGCTACTGCCAGGGTCTCAATAG GTTGGCTGCTATCGCTCTGCTCGTGCTCCAGAGTGAAGAAGACGCCTTCTGGTGTCTGGTTACTGTGGTGGAAATCCTCATGCCTCAAGACTACTACACCAAGAACCTGGTGTCCTCTCAG ACCAGCGGGTGTTGA